One Armatimonadota bacterium DNA window includes the following coding sequences:
- a CDS encoding M55 family metallopeptidase — MEGVAGISVWDQVNGGSPQYEEGRRLYTGEINAAVRACKRAGAKRIVVVDGHGAGGQWSFKSLIPDALESGAEYVFSLRWCRHIEPFQSGCDAVLLVGAHAMAGTPDGVLCHTVSTEGWHNAWINGTLVGESGFIAALAGHWGAPIVFVSGDEATCKEVTDLLGSKVATAPVKKALHRYAISTLNHADACEMIESRAYEALTKRDFPPAWRLPAPVEVRVEITNPDKAAYFLRKPGVTQEGRCVVAKGESFWQVWDNFWWET, encoded by the coding sequence ATGGAGGGCGTTGCGGGCATCTCCGTGTGGGACCAAGTCAACGGCGGATCGCCGCAGTACGAAGAGGGAAGAAGGCTCTACACCGGAGAGATCAATGCCGCCGTTAGAGCCTGCAAACGAGCGGGCGCCAAGCGAATCGTCGTTGTGGACGGACATGGCGCAGGGGGGCAATGGTCGTTCAAAAGCCTGATCCCTGATGCATTAGAATCGGGCGCCGAATACGTCTTCTCGCTCCGCTGGTGCCGACACATCGAGCCGTTTCAATCGGGCTGCGATGCTGTGCTTTTAGTCGGCGCTCACGCAATGGCCGGAACGCCCGACGGTGTGCTGTGCCATACCGTATCGACCGAAGGCTGGCACAACGCCTGGATCAACGGCACGCTGGTCGGCGAATCGGGTTTCATTGCCGCTCTGGCAGGGCACTGGGGCGCTCCCATTGTTTTCGTATCGGGCGACGAGGCGACCTGCAAAGAGGTAACCGATCTTTTGGGCTCTAAGGTCGCGACCGCGCCTGTCAAGAAAGCCCTCCACCGATACGCGATCAGCACCTTGAACCATGCGGACGCATGTGAAATGATCGAATCTCGGGCTTATGAAGCCCTGACAAAGCGCGACTTCCCGCCCGCATGGCGACTGCCCGCGCCGGTCGAGGTGAGAGTCGAAATCACTAACCCCGACAAAGCCGCCTACTTCTTGCGCAAACCGGGAGTAACGCAAGAAGGGCGATGCGTGGTGGCCAAAGGCGAAAGCTTCTGGCAAGTTTGGGACAACTTCTGGTGGGAGACCTGA
- the gcvT gene encoding glycine cleavage system aminomethyltransferase GcvT — translation MSDLKTSLYEAHVRHGGKMVPFAGWVMPIQYQGILDEARAVRTGCGLFDVSHMARGWFRGDRVLDYLSSLVPSDLGRLTDMSAMYTILTNPNGGVIDDIIIYRLSEPEYMVVFNAANREKDLAWFRQHGQGIDIDDRTLSTAMIAVQGPKAVETLAALGGTNLPDVPRFAAAETTIAGVRLLAGRTGYTGEDGFELICPADQADALWEALTQEGGVPCGLGARDLLRIEAGLHLYGHELSDEINPIEANLGWVVHRLEGYWGSKIIARIKAEGPIRKLMGIVMDDRAVPREGNEIWSDDQRIGTVSSGTFSPVLGKSIGMAFIATDYAKAGNRCEMRVRDRAFGASITTRRFLKDQ, via the coding sequence ATGAGCGATCTGAAAACTTCCTTGTACGAGGCGCACGTTCGGCACGGCGGAAAGATGGTGCCTTTTGCCGGTTGGGTAATGCCGATTCAGTATCAAGGCATTCTAGACGAGGCGCGCGCCGTTCGCACTGGCTGTGGCCTGTTCGACGTCAGCCACATGGCGCGAGGCTGGTTTCGGGGCGATCGCGTTCTCGACTATCTGAGCAGTCTCGTCCCGAGCGACTTGGGTCGATTGACCGATATGAGCGCGATGTACACCATTCTGACCAACCCTAACGGCGGCGTAATCGACGACATCATCATCTATCGCTTGTCCGAACCAGAATACATGGTCGTCTTTAACGCCGCAAATCGCGAAAAGGACCTCGCCTGGTTCCGCCAGCACGGGCAGGGTATCGACATCGACGATCGCACTTTGTCCACCGCAATGATCGCGGTGCAGGGTCCAAAGGCGGTCGAAACGCTGGCAGCGCTTGGGGGAACCAATCTGCCCGACGTTCCGCGATTTGCCGCCGCCGAAACGACCATTGCAGGCGTCCGTCTGTTAGCGGGCCGAACAGGATACACGGGAGAGGACGGCTTTGAGCTGATCTGCCCAGCCGACCAGGCCGACGCGCTATGGGAAGCGCTGACACAGGAAGGCGGCGTTCCATGCGGATTAGGCGCCAGAGACTTGCTGCGAATAGAAGCTGGACTGCATCTATACGGCCATGAGCTTTCCGACGAGATCAACCCGATCGAGGCCAACCTCGGCTGGGTCGTGCATCGCCTAGAGGGCTATTGGGGCTCAAAAATCATTGCACGAATCAAAGCAGAGGGCCCAATCCGGAAGCTCATGGGCATCGTGATGGACGACCGCGCCGTGCCCAGAGAAGGAAACGAAATCTGGTCGGACGACCAACGAATCGGCACGGTCAGCAGCGGCACATTTTCGCCCGTGCTGGGCAAGAGTATCGGAATGGCCTTCATCGCAACCGATTATGCGAAGGCTGGCAATCGTTGCGAAATGCGGGTGCGGGACAGGGCGTTTGGGGCGTCGATAACAACGAGGCGGTTTCTAAAGGACCAATAA
- a CDS encoding PEP-CTERM sorting domain-containing protein, which produces MRFNKSLMHLAVASAVAVMMVASASAASGFFLDGSNISQSAGSVATQTDSDSSNPRTSIQVNPGDWFTLTVGVEFTPGDGGLASTTTVNIFGDLAGSSEFDVHFFGADNATNPQNNARFHSDVADNDWSSSGRAGGRVRANSTSPTNTSFGIATEDGFSLKMLKTGGTADPFRFWVGQVRIKVANNAAVGNYVIDLTRLSGVGSEGVTVRTCMLNATTTLYATRSGLNVEVVPEPASMIALGTGLVGLLAARRRRA; this is translated from the coding sequence ATGCGTTTCAACAAGAGTCTGATGCATCTTGCGGTCGCTTCCGCCGTCGCTGTTATGATGGTTGCGAGCGCTTCGGCCGCTTCCGGGTTCTTCCTGGATGGCTCCAACATCAGCCAGAGCGCCGGTAGCGTGGCTACGCAGACGGATAGCGATTCCAGCAACCCTCGAACTTCGATTCAGGTCAACCCTGGCGACTGGTTCACTCTCACGGTCGGCGTGGAGTTTACGCCTGGCGACGGTGGCCTGGCCAGCACCACTACGGTCAACATTTTTGGCGACCTGGCTGGTAGTTCTGAGTTCGACGTTCATTTCTTTGGCGCTGATAATGCGACCAACCCTCAGAACAATGCCCGATTCCACAGCGACGTGGCGGATAACGATTGGTCGTCCAGCGGTCGAGCCGGCGGCAGAGTGCGCGCCAATTCGACCTCCCCGACCAACACAAGTTTCGGCATTGCCACTGAAGACGGCTTCAGCCTGAAGATGCTGAAGACGGGCGGCACTGCTGATCCGTTCCGCTTCTGGGTCGGCCAAGTTCGTATCAAGGTCGCCAACAATGCGGCGGTTGGCAACTACGTCATCGATCTGACCCGCTTGAGCGGCGTGGGCTCCGAGGGCGTTACCGTCCGAACCTGCATGCTGAACGCTACGACGACTCTCTACGCCACCCGCAGTGGACTGAACGTGGAAGTCGTTCCGGAGCCTGCCAGCATGATCGCTCTGGGCACCGGTTTGGTCGGCCTGCTGGCCGCCCGACGCCGACGCGCCTAA
- a CDS encoding DNA-processing protein DprA yields MRRALERQAAIPRSWDELVSLPAPQIAEEYSLPEQSVTELQSKASQYDAQAAEIESLLARAGAYWMTIADSAYPNRLLALDEPPPILYGYGDWELLSKPKAALMLSRKFSDAAGQETEELARLFGEQGFTIVTSLHPEGYRRSVMACLRHNLPYCLALDRGLLDAFGDDLRKEPLAAARIWRAEFDPYRALAISAFRPRDPWRAPSGLLRDELVIALSDTVIAVEISQGGQIDRLLKDAVRRGQDVRAIATEDRPGNQELIEAGATPFGAP; encoded by the coding sequence TTGCGTCGAGCCCTGGAGCGACAAGCCGCTATACCCCGGTCTTGGGACGAACTGGTCTCTCTGCCCGCTCCCCAAATCGCCGAAGAATACAGCCTGCCCGAACAATCCGTAACCGAGCTCCAATCCAAGGCCTCCCAATACGACGCCCAAGCCGCAGAAATCGAATCGCTCCTCGCCCGCGCCGGCGCCTACTGGATGACGATCGCCGATTCGGCCTATCCCAACCGCCTGCTCGCGCTAGACGAGCCGCCGCCCATCCTCTACGGCTACGGCGACTGGGAACTGCTCTCCAAGCCCAAAGCCGCCCTCATGCTCTCTCGCAAGTTTAGCGACGCCGCCGGACAAGAGACCGAAGAACTCGCGCGCCTCTTTGGAGAGCAGGGCTTTACAATCGTAACCAGCCTCCACCCAGAAGGCTATCGCCGGTCGGTCATGGCCTGCCTCAGACACAACTTGCCCTACTGCTTGGCGCTCGATAGAGGCCTGCTAGACGCATTTGGCGACGACCTAAGAAAGGAGCCGCTGGCTGCAGCCCGCATCTGGCGAGCCGAGTTCGATCCCTACCGTGCATTGGCAATCAGCGCCTTTCGACCCCGAGACCCCTGGAGAGCGCCCTCCGGTTTGTTGCGAGACGAACTGGTTATAGCCCTCTCCGATACCGTGATCGCGGTCGAGATCAGCCAGGGCGGACAGATCGACCGATTGCTCAAAGACGCCGTCCGCAGAGGCCAGGACGTTCGAGCGATAGCGACCGAAGACCGACCGGGCAACCAAGAGCTGATCGAAGCGGGCGCAACGCCCTTTGGCGCCCCATGA